In one Cyanobacteria bacterium GSL.Bin1 genomic region, the following are encoded:
- a CDS encoding FtsX-like permease family protein, with protein sequence MISPLDRKLFRELWQQWGQLSAIALVVACGIACFVLMRSGYHSLNLTQRAYYEQYRFGEVFAELKRAPQWLEQEIAAIEGVAQVQTRIVADVTLDVPGLDEPASGRLISLPKHREGMLNDLFIRHPGEFPDPQHSEEGLVSEAFAKANDLKLQSKIGAILNGRWQALQISGIALSPEYVYAVSGAGSLYPDDRRFGIIWINESALANAFDLDGAFNSVSLTLTPNANETAVIAQLDDLLDPYGGLGAYGRDDQVSHRIISDEIKSLEVSATILPTLFLAIAAFLLHVLLSRLIATQRQQIAVLKAFGYSNGQVGWHYLKFILVVFSAGAILGVGLGLQLGYGLTQIYTDFFHFPLLRYEAGLPLVVAALLVSGGAACVGGLMAVRSAIALPPAQGMRPEPPATFRPTLIEQLGLQQFFSPAGRIILRNLERRPVRAGLSILGIAVSVAILLTGFYLRDALDWLMTVQFQVIQREDVTLIFNQPRSQRSLYDLNHLPGILYAEEFRMVPARLRHQHYQHRLAITGLPLTGELRQLIDRQLHEVPLPPDGLVLTNKLAAILHLQPGDFVQVEVLEGAQPKRQIQVTGLVDEMVGLSAYMNLEALNQMMREGRTISGAYAIIDQAQEDKLYHQLKQTPVIEGVSFRDALIESFEEISGENMQMMTGILVIFSCIITFSVVYNSARIALSERGRELASLRIMGFTQTEIALILLGEQAILTLFAIPVGIGFGLGLSALMVKAYDSELYRLPFVISRATYGFTTITVIIAGLISGFIIYRQLQKLDLIAVLKTRE encoded by the coding sequence ATGATTTCGCCTTTAGATCGGAAACTTTTTCGGGAGTTGTGGCAACAATGGGGACAACTGAGCGCGATCGCGCTAGTGGTGGCTTGTGGCATTGCTTGTTTTGTCTTGATGCGCAGTGGCTACCATTCCCTCAATTTGACACAAAGGGCTTATTATGAGCAGTATCGCTTTGGAGAAGTCTTTGCCGAACTCAAGCGCGCCCCGCAATGGCTAGAGCAAGAAATTGCAGCGATTGAGGGAGTCGCACAAGTGCAGACGCGCATTGTTGCTGATGTCACCCTTGATGTACCCGGATTAGATGAACCCGCCAGCGGACGCTTGATTTCTTTGCCTAAACACCGCGAAGGAATGCTCAATGATTTATTTATCCGTCATCCCGGAGAGTTTCCTGATCCGCAACACTCAGAAGAGGGATTAGTCAGTGAAGCCTTTGCCAAGGCCAATGATCTCAAGCTGCAAAGTAAAATTGGCGCAATTCTAAACGGACGCTGGCAAGCCTTACAAATCTCAGGCATTGCCCTTTCTCCTGAATATGTCTATGCGGTTTCGGGTGCGGGGAGTCTTTATCCGGATGATCGACGCTTTGGGATTATTTGGATAAATGAAAGCGCTTTAGCCAATGCGTTTGATCTCGATGGCGCATTTAATAGCGTTTCGCTGACCTTAACCCCGAATGCAAATGAAACGGCTGTGATTGCGCAATTAGACGATTTGCTCGATCCCTACGGTGGATTAGGGGCATATGGCAGAGACGATCAAGTGTCGCATCGGATTATTAGTGATGAAATCAAAAGTTTAGAAGTTTCCGCGACGATTCTGCCCACTCTCTTTCTCGCGATCGCTGCTTTTTTATTGCACGTTTTGCTCTCTCGCCTCATTGCCACGCAACGACAACAGATTGCAGTACTCAAAGCCTTTGGTTACAGCAACGGTCAAGTCGGATGGCACTACCTCAAGTTTATTCTGGTTGTCTTCAGTGCTGGGGCCATTTTAGGAGTCGGATTAGGATTGCAACTGGGATACGGCTTAACGCAAATCTATACGGATTTTTTCCATTTCCCCTTATTGCGTTACGAAGCTGGTTTACCGTTAGTGGTTGCTGCCTTATTGGTCAGTGGTGGGGCAGCTTGTGTTGGCGGTTTAATGGCAGTTCGCAGCGCGATCGCGCTTCCCCCCGCCCAAGGAATGCGACCGGAACCCCCCGCAACGTTTCGCCCGACTCTCATCGAACAATTGGGCTTACAACAGTTCTTTTCTCCCGCCGGACGGATTATCTTACGCAACTTAGAACGTCGTCCCGTTCGCGCCGGTTTATCCATTTTAGGCATTGCTGTTTCTGTGGCGATTCTCCTCACCGGGTTTTATTTACGAGATGCCCTAGATTGGCTAATGACAGTGCAGTTTCAGGTGATCCAGCGTGAGGATGTCACCTTAATTTTCAATCAACCCCGTTCTCAACGCAGTCTATATGACCTCAATCATCTCCCTGGAATCCTCTATGCGGAAGAATTTCGGATGGTTCCCGCCCGTCTGCGCCACCAGCATTATCAACATCGTCTTGCAATTACTGGCTTACCACTAACAGGGGAATTGCGCCAACTTATTGATCGGCAATTGCATGAAGTTCCTTTACCCCCAGACGGGTTAGTCTTAACCAATAAACTCGCAGCAATTCTCCATCTACAACCGGGCGATTTTGTGCAAGTGGAAGTCTTAGAAGGGGCACAACCCAAACGACAGATCCAAGTGACGGGCTTAGTGGATGAAATGGTTGGGTTATCCGCTTACATGAATCTTGAGGCTTTAAACCAAATGATGCGCGAAGGTCGGACAATTTCCGGGGCGTATGCGATTATTGATCAGGCACAAGAAGACAAGCTATACCATCAATTAAAACAAACCCCTGTTATTGAAGGCGTTTCCTTTCGGGATGCACTGATCGAGAGTTTTGAAGAAATTAGTGGGGAAAATATGCAAATGATGACGGGAATTCTCGTGATCTTTTCCTGCATCATTACCTTTAGCGTTGTCTATAATTCTGCTCGCATTGCCCTTTCTGAACGAGGTCGGGAGTTAGCCAGTCTCAGGATTATGGGCTTTACGCAAACTGAAATTGCTCTGATTTTATTGGGAGAACAAGCGATTCTTACCCTGTTTGCCATTCCCGTTGGTATTGGCTTTGGTCTGGGGTTATCTGCTTTAATGGTCAAAGCCTATGATTCGGAATTGTATCGCTTGCCCTTCGTCATTAGTCGCGCCACCTATGGTTTCACCACCATCACCGTGATCATTGCGGGTCTAATTTCTGGTTTCATCATTTATCGTCAACTCCAAAAACTTGATTTAATTGCGGTTTTGAAAACTAGAGAGTAA
- a CDS encoding exopolysaccharide biosynthesis protein — MAKLSRELYRYFCEEERAAQVDLADFLEITKERIFGFLFVLLSLPSALPVPAPGYSIPFGVVMFLLASQMVFGAQEPWLPQRVRHHQLDLKQVQGFINKGVPWLQRLENLSRPRLSYICTSFGGRVILGSAIALMSISMMIPIPGTNTLPAIGIFIIGFGLQEDDGAICLAGLVVCFLALIVVSGILIGGFSLIDYLKESLTN, encoded by the coding sequence ATGGCAAAACTATCTCGTGAGTTATACCGTTATTTTTGTGAAGAAGAGAGAGCCGCACAAGTTGATTTAGCTGACTTCTTAGAAATAACAAAAGAACGCATTTTTGGTTTTTTATTTGTTCTTCTTTCTCTCCCGTCTGCACTACCGGTTCCAGCGCCCGGTTATTCGATTCCTTTTGGTGTGGTGATGTTTTTACTAGCCAGCCAAATGGTGTTCGGGGCACAAGAACCTTGGCTTCCGCAACGGGTTCGTCATCATCAGTTAGATTTAAAACAAGTGCAAGGTTTTATTAATAAAGGAGTTCCTTGGCTGCAGCGTTTAGAAAATCTATCTCGTCCTCGTTTGAGCTATATCTGTACCAGTTTTGGGGGGCGTGTCATTTTAGGAAGCGCGATCGCGCTGATGTCAATTTCGATGATGATTCCGATTCCGGGAACCAATACTTTACCGGCAATTGGCATTTTTATTATTGGTTTTGGGTTACAAGAAGATGACGGGGCGATTTGTTTAGCTGGATTAGTCGTGTGTTTCCTCGCCTTGATTGTTGTCTCAGGAATTTTGATTGGTGGGTTTAGTCTCATTGATTATCTCAAAGAGAGTTTGACTAACTAA
- a CDS encoding GAF domain-containing protein — protein MKAKPSALEAARLEALRQYQILDTPSESAYDDITRLAAFICNVPIALISLVDGDRQWFKSKIGLNVEETSRDVSFCAHTILGETTMIVNDTMCDQRFAENPLVTCAPGIRFYAGVPLITPQGYVIGTLCVIDRQPKTLSEGQKNSLEALARQVVTQLELKRVSSQLAQALEKIEIMDGLIPICSYCKGIRNDEGYWSTVETFIQHHSDVEFTHGVCDQCMQQHFPEVAQVLLPDSDRLILDNDLDDEGTEDQGD, from the coding sequence ATGAAAGCTAAGCCCTCTGCGTTAGAAGCAGCCCGACTCGAAGCCCTTCGACAATATCAAATCCTCGATACTCCTTCTGAATCGGCATATGATGACATTACTAGACTGGCAGCTTTTATTTGCAATGTTCCCATTGCCTTAATTAGTTTAGTTGATGGAGATCGCCAGTGGTTTAAATCAAAAATAGGTCTCAACGTTGAGGAAACAAGTCGAGATGTCTCATTTTGCGCTCACACCATTTTAGGTGAAACAACAATGATCGTTAACGATACGATGTGCGATCAACGCTTTGCCGAGAATCCTTTAGTTACCTGTGCTCCAGGCATTCGCTTCTATGCTGGTGTTCCTTTAATTACCCCCCAAGGATATGTGATTGGCACGCTCTGTGTCATTGATCGCCAGCCAAAAACATTATCAGAAGGACAAAAAAACAGTTTGGAAGCTTTAGCGCGTCAAGTGGTTACCCAATTAGAACTCAAGAGAGTTTCTTCTCAATTGGCACAAGCGTTAGAAAAAATAGAGATCATGGACGGTCTGATTCCCATTTGCTCTTATTGTAAAGGAATTCGTAATGACGAAGGGTATTGGTCAACGGTTGAGACGTTTATCCAACATCACTCTGACGTAGAATTTACCCACGGCGTCTGCGATCAGTGTATGCAACAACATTTTCCAGAAGTAGCTCAAGTTTTGCTACCAGATTCTGATCGTTTAATACTGGACAACGATCTAGATGATGAAGGTACAGAAGATCAAGGAGACTAG
- a CDS encoding HlyD family efflux transporter periplasmic adaptor subunit — protein MKLSQFRPRLFRSEESSENGVTPPKKRFRLRPWLYILGGLGITGAVFFLFRPSPIVVDVATVKREELSVTITEEGETRVRDRYVVSSPVAGYLQRLELDEGDTITAGETIAQIDPLILDSEVQSLLAEIESLKAEKSGVATLRPKSAALTQAEANISATESQISASKAVIQELQARLQQAKHDRARAEFLRQQGAISEQALESAQLNETAIAQSLAVAQQDLNRAQAELKRAQARREELQAEQQDPDYLLSVYDSQIRSLEAQLAERTDRAQRTKINSPANGQVLRIHQKSEQYVEAGVSLLELGNPKDLELVVDVLSTDATQIERGDRVLIEQWGGDEPLVGTVRRIEPAAFTKVSALGVEEQRVNIIIDFVDIPNHLGDQYRVEAQIVVWEQEDILQIPISSLFRCEQGWCIFTVENGKAERIPVEIGQRNNLAAQVKSGLEEGEQVILYPSERIEAGTKITPSL, from the coding sequence ATGAAACTTTCCCAGTTCCGCCCTCGTTTATTCCGTTCTGAAGAAAGCTCAGAAAATGGTGTCACTCCCCCCAAAAAACGCTTTCGATTGCGACCTTGGCTTTATATTCTCGGTGGGTTAGGCATAACCGGTGCTGTGTTCTTCCTCTTTCGTCCCAGTCCGATTGTAGTCGATGTTGCAACTGTTAAACGGGAAGAACTCTCCGTAACCATTACAGAAGAAGGGGAAACCCGAGTGCGCGATCGGTATGTGGTTTCTTCGCCCGTTGCTGGCTATTTGCAGCGTCTTGAATTAGATGAAGGCGATACCATTACTGCTGGCGAAACCATTGCTCAAATTGATCCGCTGATTCTCGACAGTGAAGTGCAATCTCTACTCGCTGAAATTGAAAGTCTCAAAGCCGAAAAATCCGGGGTTGCAACTCTCAGACCTAAAAGTGCTGCCCTAACTCAAGCCGAGGCAAATATTTCCGCCACAGAAAGCCAGATTTCTGCCTCAAAAGCAGTCATCCAAGAACTACAAGCGCGATTGCAACAAGCGAAACACGATCGCGCAAGAGCGGAATTTCTCCGCCAACAAGGCGCAATTTCAGAACAAGCCCTAGAATCAGCTCAACTCAATGAAACCGCGATCGCGCAAAGTTTAGCAGTTGCCCAACAAGACCTCAATCGTGCCCAAGCTGAACTTAAACGGGCACAAGCGCGTCGGGAAGAATTACAAGCCGAACAACAAGATCCGGACTATCTCCTCAGTGTCTATGATTCACAAATTCGGAGTTTAGAAGCTCAACTCGCAGAACGAACGGATCGTGCCCAACGCACTAAGATTAACTCCCCTGCGAATGGTCAAGTGTTACGCATTCACCAAAAAAGTGAACAGTATGTGGAAGCGGGTGTATCGCTGTTAGAACTCGGTAATCCCAAAGATCTCGAACTGGTTGTTGATGTGCTTTCTACTGATGCGACTCAAATTGAACGCGGCGATCGCGTTTTAATAGAACAGTGGGGAGGGGATGAACCGTTAGTGGGAACCGTGAGACGAATTGAACCGGCAGCCTTTACGAAAGTATCAGCCCTTGGTGTAGAAGAACAGCGCGTCAATATCATTATTGATTTTGTTGACATCCCCAATCATTTAGGCGATCAATACCGCGTGGAAGCCCAAATTGTTGTCTGGGAACAAGAAGATATCTTACAAATTCCCATTAGTTCCTTATTTCGCTGCGAACAGGGCTGGTGTATTTTCACCGTAGAAAATGGCAAAGCAGAACGGATTCCGGTTGAAATTGGACAACGGAATAACCTTGCAGCACAGGTCAAGTCAGGCTTAGAGGAAGGAGAACAAGTCATTCTTTATCCCTCCGAACGCATTGAAGCGGGAACGAAAATTACCCCCTCACTCTAG
- a CDS encoding class I SAM-dependent RNA methyltransferase, which yields MVQSQDTVNLKQLQRGDFLTVTIERFNNKYLGEVTLAGKTIVVPGSIPGETIKGEVIRNWKRRLLLKPVEVLEPSRDRATPQCQHFTTCAGCQFQHINYEAQLAIKETRLRSYFDKDHPASPLPLRGIIGSPTPYRYRNSIKLHGPGEPGFWQVLGVDMMRNEECPICVETVDAALQKERQEHFHRFTSKGILNVLIRGTKIGETYIGPENPEPDEVAWLNEKLIHPLTGVTYQLVVPAHAFWQGSTPMLPILVEQVVRPIQAFQPEMLIESYCGMGLFGLMSAPFAKEVIGIEEHPLAIEAAKQNQENLGVANLRIFRGRTEDSLSEYLKTLPAEKSSLIVDPPRSGLPKKVLKQILKSPPQQLVYVSCSPESFARNLHALCKEIYQLKDMVGLDLFPQTKHIECVGVLERI from the coding sequence ATGGTTCAATCACAAGACACAGTTAATCTTAAACAGTTACAACGCGGAGACTTTCTCACCGTTACCATCGAACGGTTTAACAATAAATACCTTGGAGAAGTAACTCTCGCCGGGAAAACGATTGTCGTTCCGGGGAGTATTCCCGGAGAAACGATAAAAGGAGAAGTGATCCGCAACTGGAAGCGTCGTCTGTTATTGAAGCCGGTAGAAGTTTTAGAACCCAGCCGCGATCGCGCAACGCCTCAATGTCAACATTTCACAACTTGTGCGGGGTGCCAATTCCAACACATCAACTACGAAGCGCAGTTAGCTATTAAAGAGACTCGCCTCAGAAGTTATTTTGACAAGGATCATCCGGCTAGTCCTCTGCCTTTGCGAGGGATCATCGGTTCTCCTACCCCTTACCGCTATCGCAATAGTATCAAACTCCACGGACCCGGTGAGCCGGGATTTTGGCAAGTCTTGGGAGTAGATATGATGCGCAATGAAGAATGCCCGATCTGTGTAGAAACCGTTGATGCCGCCCTCCAAAAAGAACGTCAAGAACACTTTCACCGCTTTACCAGTAAAGGGATTCTCAATGTTCTCATTCGCGGCACTAAAATTGGCGAAACCTACATTGGACCGGAAAATCCGGAACCGGATGAAGTCGCTTGGTTAAATGAAAAATTAATCCATCCGTTGACCGGAGTAACTTATCAATTAGTCGTTCCTGCCCATGCCTTTTGGCAAGGCAGTACTCCCATGTTACCGATCTTAGTTGAACAAGTGGTGCGTCCCATCCAAGCTTTTCAACCCGAGATGCTGATCGAGAGTTATTGTGGCATGGGCTTATTTGGTTTAATGAGTGCCCCCTTTGCCAAAGAAGTCATTGGCATTGAAGAACATCCCTTAGCAATTGAAGCCGCCAAGCAGAATCAAGAAAATTTAGGTGTCGCTAACCTCCGCATTTTTCGAGGCAGAACAGAAGATTCTCTATCGGAATATCTCAAAACGCTTCCTGCCGAAAAATCCAGTTTAATTGTTGATCCGCCTCGTAGTGGACTCCCGAAAAAAGTCCTTAAACAAATTTTAAAATCTCCCCCGCAACAGTTAGTTTATGTTAGCTGTAGTCCCGAAAGTTTTGCTCGTAACCTCCATGCTTTGTGTAAAGAGATCTATCAACTTAAAGATATGGTTGGTTTAGATTTATTCCCACAAACCAAGCATATAGAATGCGTGGGAGTTTTGGAACGAATCTAA
- a CDS encoding tetratricopeptide repeat protein, giving the protein MTPQFLKPRQVAILLISTLIMLLITIVPAAPSWAQTQSSALEQGMTAYQQGDYQTAVEAFEQAINNDPAAEKAYYFRGVSYLELGELDKAIADQTQVIELNPKNAGAYYDRALAHTQLRQYEKAVADYDRAIELKPDQERIYLNRGIAHAQQGKLESAIADYNQALDLNADLADAYANRGVTRAAMGEKESAIADLEKAAQLYQDQGNQPLYETVQNTIDKLE; this is encoded by the coding sequence ATGACACCTCAATTCCTAAAGCCAAGACAAGTGGCTATTCTTCTAATTTCCACCTTGATCATGTTGTTGATTACAATTGTGCCGGCTGCACCGAGTTGGGCGCAAACGCAGTCCTCTGCACTCGAACAAGGGATGACAGCTTATCAACAAGGGGACTATCAAACGGCAGTTGAAGCGTTTGAGCAAGCAATTAATAACGATCCAGCAGCAGAAAAAGCCTATTATTTTCGAGGCGTTAGTTATTTAGAATTGGGAGAACTTGACAAAGCCATTGCCGATCAAACGCAAGTAATTGAGCTGAATCCAAAGAATGCCGGTGCTTACTACGATCGCGCTTTGGCACATACTCAACTGCGTCAGTATGAAAAAGCCGTCGCTGATTATGATCGCGCAATTGAGCTGAAACCTGATCAAGAGCGAATCTATCTCAATCGGGGAATTGCTCATGCTCAACAAGGAAAATTAGAAAGCGCGATCGCCGATTATAACCAAGCCCTAGACTTAAATGCTGATTTAGCAGATGCTTATGCCAATCGCGGTGTCACTCGGGCGGCGATGGGCGAAAAAGAGAGCGCGATCGCGGATTTGGAAAAGGCGGCTCAATTATATCAAGACCAAGGGAATCAACCACTGTATGAAACCGTACAAAACACTATCGACAAACTAGAGTGA
- a CDS encoding ATP-binding cassette domain-containing protein: protein MATSSTTPAFKGIRDEKIVLFSAVQVSKWYQMGEVQVQALKSVDLQLYEGEFVVFLGASGSGKSTLLNILGGLDIPSTGEIFFRGNNLTTAREAELTQYRRENVGFVFQFYNLIPSLTAAENVALVTELAHHPMSPKAALTLVGLEDRLNHFPAQLSGGEQQRVAIARAIAKRPEVLFCDEPTGALDFQTGKRVLEVLNQVNQEFGTTIAVITHNAGIAEMADRVLLMRSGEIVEIRENETKKSPDQLEW, encoded by the coding sequence ATGGCTACTTCCTCCACTACACCAGCTTTCAAGGGAATAAGGGATGAAAAAATCGTCCTTTTTTCAGCGGTACAAGTTTCCAAGTGGTATCAAATGGGAGAGGTGCAGGTGCAAGCGCTCAAATCCGTGGATCTGCAACTGTACGAAGGGGAGTTTGTCGTGTTCTTAGGGGCATCGGGGAGCGGCAAATCAACTTTACTGAATATTTTAGGCGGATTGGATATTCCCAGTACGGGTGAAATCTTTTTTCGGGGAAATAACCTCACCACCGCCAGGGAAGCGGAGTTAACGCAATATCGTCGGGAAAATGTGGGGTTTGTCTTCCAGTTTTATAACTTGATTCCTAGTTTGACCGCAGCCGAAAATGTTGCCCTCGTGACCGAATTAGCCCATCATCCTATGTCCCCGAAAGCTGCATTAACCTTAGTCGGATTAGAGGATCGCCTCAATCATTTTCCTGCCCAACTTTCAGGCGGCGAACAACAACGGGTTGCGATCGCGCGCGCCATTGCCAAACGTCCAGAGGTCTTATTTTGTGATGAACCCACGGGCGCGTTAGATTTTCAGACTGGAAAGCGAGTGTTAGAGGTGTTGAATCAGGTGAATCAAGAATTTGGCACAACCATTGCGGTCATTACCCATAATGCCGGGATTGCTGAAATGGCAGATCGCGTCTTGTTGATGCGCAGTGGGGAGATTGTAGAGATTCGAGAAAATGAAACTAAAAAATCCCCTGACCAACTGGAGTGGTAG
- a CDS encoding ribulose-phosphate 3-epimerase has translation MSQKQTVIAPSILSADFSRLGEEIKAVDQAGADWIHVDVMDGRFVPNITIGPLVVNAIRPLTQKPLDVHLMIVEPEKYVADFAQAGADLISVHAEHNASPHLHRTLQLIKDQGKQAGVVLNPGTPLELIDYTLELCDLVLIMSVNPGFGGQKFIPAILPKIRQLRKMCDERGLDPWIEVDGGLKGNNTWQVLEAGANAIVAGSAVFKADDYATAIEGIRNSKRPEPELASV, from the coding sequence ATGAGCCAAAAACAAACCGTTATTGCACCTTCTATTTTATCTGCTGATTTCAGTCGTTTAGGAGAAGAAATTAAAGCTGTTGATCAAGCCGGTGCGGATTGGATTCATGTGGATGTGATGGATGGACGTTTTGTTCCGAATATCACCATTGGTCCCTTGGTCGTCAATGCCATTCGTCCATTAACCCAAAAGCCCCTTGATGTCCACTTAATGATTGTCGAACCGGAAAAATATGTGGCGGACTTTGCCCAAGCCGGCGCTGATCTTATTTCCGTTCACGCGGAACATAATGCCTCTCCTCACCTGCATCGCACCCTGCAACTGATTAAAGACCAAGGAAAGCAGGCTGGGGTTGTTCTCAATCCGGGTACGCCTTTGGAACTCATTGACTATACTCTCGAACTCTGTGATTTAGTTTTGATCATGAGTGTTAATCCGGGGTTTGGCGGACAAAAATTTATCCCTGCCATTCTACCGAAAATCCGTCAGTTACGAAAAATGTGCGATGAACGCGGACTTGATCCTTGGATTGAAGTTGATGGCGGTTTGAAGGGGAATAACACTTGGCAGGTCTTAGAAGCGGGCGCCAATGCCATTGTTGCAGGATCGGCAGTCTTTAAAGCGGATGATTATGCGACTGCAATTGAAGGCATCCGGAATAGCAAGCGTCCCGAACCTGAATTAGCCAGTGTCTAG
- a CDS encoding S8 family serine peptidase, giving the protein MKKTLAGVLGSLCGLSLISPLLALDYSVGELGINARRLQEAPYNLLGRKIAIGQVEIGRAGKFGWDKAAIGNYPLTLADVFYRDRVANPNQHLDPHAVMVATVMVSQEKRLQGVAPAAKLYSSAVGSLRQAGQPEECLTAQYIALRNSGDVRAINFSFGDSLDRDPRENPALDGNALLTRCVDWSARVHNTLYVIAGNQGEGGIPIPTDLYNGITVAYSMQRDQKYTKVGFPNLGGDPIGIGRRLVAKEINTKGRSGVSLVAPGDNISVYHPENGVISATGTSFAAPHVTGSVALLQEYSDRVLQTLAKTEPSPFPPRWSLDARNHEVMKAVLLNAADKIEDPSLGMSRNLYSKQNRTWLDSKAYDNPEIPLDLELGAGHLNTLRAYQQFSAGQWHPEQTVPNRGWDYREVTANSHQDYKIAQPLAAGSYATVTLTWDRLVELKDENQNDRYDLGETFRDRGLNNLNLFLVPIGKPSGKTSHCASLSEVDSVEHIFCKVPETGRYKIRVQFAEQTHHPKQSYGLAWWTIAE; this is encoded by the coding sequence ATGAAAAAAACGTTAGCGGGAGTATTGGGGAGTCTTTGTGGTTTAAGTTTAATTAGTCCCCTGCTTGCCCTTGATTATTCCGTTGGGGAACTGGGGATTAATGCTCGTCGTCTTCAGGAAGCGCCTTATAATTTACTGGGACGAAAAATTGCCATTGGACAAGTGGAAATTGGTCGTGCCGGAAAATTTGGTTGGGATAAAGCAGCAATTGGCAATTATCCGTTAACGCTTGCTGATGTTTTTTATCGCGATCGCGTTGCGAATCCGAATCAACATCTCGATCCCCATGCGGTAATGGTAGCAACGGTTATGGTGTCTCAAGAAAAGCGGTTACAGGGGGTTGCCCCAGCCGCAAAACTCTACAGCAGTGCGGTGGGGTCATTACGGCAAGCAGGGCAACCCGAAGAATGTCTCACAGCGCAATATATAGCCTTACGAAACAGTGGAGATGTCAGGGCAATTAATTTTAGTTTTGGAGACTCATTAGACCGGGATCCGCGAGAAAACCCAGCCCTCGATGGCAATGCGCTACTGACGCGTTGTGTGGATTGGTCCGCCCGAGTTCACAATACCTTGTATGTCATTGCCGGGAATCAAGGGGAAGGGGGCATTCCGATTCCTACTGATCTCTACAATGGCATCACTGTTGCTTATAGTATGCAGCGCGATCAAAAATATACGAAAGTCGGGTTTCCTAATCTGGGTGGTGACCCCATCGGCATCGGTCGCCGCTTAGTGGCGAAAGAAATTAATACGAAAGGACGCTCAGGAGTTAGTTTAGTTGCGCCTGGGGATAATATTAGTGTTTATCATCCAGAAAACGGAGTGATTAGTGCCACTGGCACCAGTTTTGCTGCTCCTCATGTCACCGGTAGTGTTGCCCTCTTACAAGAATATAGCGATCGCGTTTTACAGACACTTGCCAAAACTGAACCTTCTCCCTTTCCACCCCGCTGGAGTCTCGATGCTCGCAATCACGAAGTGATGAAAGCGGTTTTACTCAATGCTGCTGATAAAATTGAAGACCCCTCCCTTGGCATGAGTCGCAACCTTTATAGCAAGCAAAATCGCACTTGGCTTGACTCCAAAGCCTATGATAATCCAGAAATTCCCCTTGACTTAGAACTAGGGGCAGGTCATCTCAATACGTTGCGGGCTTATCAGCAGTTTAGTGCCGGACAGTGGCATCCTGAACAAACTGTCCCGAATCGGGGCTGGGATTATCGCGAAGTTACTGCCAATTCCCATCAAGACTATAAAATTGCCCAACCGCTAGCTGCTGGAAGTTATGCGACGGTGACGTTAACCTGGGATCGGTTGGTGGAATTGAAAGACGAGAATCAGAATGACCGCTATGATCTTGGCGAAACCTTTCGCGATCGCGGTTTAAATAACTTGAATCTCTTTTTAGTTCCTATCGGCAAGCCCTCTGGAAAAACTAGCCACTGTGCTTCACTCAGCGAAGTGGATAGTGTTGAACATATTTTCTGTAAAGTCCCTGAAACCGGACGCTACAAAATTCGCGTTCAATTCGCTGAACAGACTCATCATCCAAAGCAATCTTATGGGTTAGCTTGGTGGACCATTGCAGAGTGA